DNA sequence from the Littorina saxatilis isolate snail1 unplaced genomic scaffold, US_GU_Lsax_2.0 scaffold_595, whole genome shotgun sequence genome:
ATTATGTAGTTTCTACTCCCAATGCGTAACACTCCAAACCCCTTCTTCACAAACCGATCCGACTTCTATGGCAGGCAAGACGGACCACAAGACTGTCGACCTAAGGATAAACGGGGAAATGGAGGCGCTGAAACAGAGGATGGCCGATATGGCGAAAGAAAACTCTTCAACTCTTCCACCTCCGCCGTCTAAGAACAACCCGAACCAGAAATTCTTAATCTTCACCTGTCGGAGCTCAGACGGGATCTCTGGGGGTTGGGGAGACCGGCAGAGGGGGATGGTCAACACGTTCTTACTGGCCACCGTCACCAACAGACGGTTCGGGATCGTCTTCAACGAACCCTGTGACCTCAGACAATTCTACGTCCCGAACGAGTACAACTGGGACGTCCCGGAAACGGAACTGCAGAACAAATCGTGGAAGTACGTCAAGAGTATAGACGGGATGCCGTTCCGCAACGATCTGTATCACATGGATTTCAACAAGGAGTACCCACAGGACGTCATCTTCCTCCACACCAACATCGAGCACTACAAAGCCATCACGCTCAACCCGCACTACAACCTCACCTTGCCTGTGTGGGCTCAGAAACCTGTTTCGCTCTTATTCCACGACGCCTGGAACATGCTGTTTAAGCCGACACGAGAGGTTCAGAACCGCGTGGATTCCTTCCTGCACAAGATCCACTTCTTCAACAGGACCAAGCCCCTGGTCGGCTTTCACGTGAGGATAGGCAACAGCAGTGTATTGAGGGACCATGCCAGGAACCATAAAGAGAAACTCGGTGAGTACAACAGTATGAGTCGGTAAACTGTGGAAACGCTAAGGCTATAATAGTTTTACGCAACGATCGAGTCCCATCAGACTTGACCAGTTAAAGGCGCgctccttcttttgaaaacAGTTCAGCTCACAATCTCAGAGTTTGcaacgctttttacatttagtcaagttttgaaattttggccaagcaatcttcgacgaaggccggacttcggtattgcatttcagcttggtggttaaaaaattaatttatggctttggtcattaaaaatctgaaaattgtaattaaaattatttttttataaaacgatccaaatttacgtccatcttattcttcatcatgttctgattccaaaaacatatgaatatgttatattctgattaaaaacaaggtctgaaaattaaaaatataaaaattatgatcaaaatcaaatttccgaaatcgatttaaaaacacttcattttattccttgtcggttcctgattccaaaaacatatagatatgatatttttggattaaaaacacgctcagaaagttcaaacgaagagaggtacagaaaagcgtgctatgcagcacagcgaaacaactaccgcgctgaacaggctggtcagtttcactccgttttgcacaagcggcggactacggtcattgtgaaaaaatgcagtgcgttcagtttcattctgtgagttccacagcttgactaaatgtagtaatttcgccttacgcgacttgtttacatttagtcaagttttgggggaggggggaatcgagacgagggtcgtggtgtatgtgtgtgtgtgtgtgtgtgtgtgtgtgtgtgtgtgtgtgtgtgtctgtgtgtg
Encoded proteins:
- the LOC138956942 gene encoding uncharacterized protein, with the translated sequence MWKERRGLFFGFVFGSAFVFTGVVIWIPAPRQLLCSFYSQCVTLQTPSSQTDPTSMAGKTDHKTVDLRINGEMEALKQRMADMAKENSSTLPPPPSKNNPNQKFLIFTCRSSDGISGGWGDRQRGMVNTFLLATVTNRRFGIVFNEPCDLRQFYVPNEYNWDVPETELQNKSWKYVKSIDGMPFRNDLYHMDFNKEYPQDVIFLHTNIEHYKAITLNPHYNLTLPVWAQKPVSLLFHDAWNMLFKPTREVQNRVDSFLHKIHFFNRTKPLVGFHVRIGNSSVLRDHARNHKEKLGPVWDFVERYVKNGSQVFLATDNNDIRNTSRVRFGPAHHDTDGVILHIDRQKHRKDACQGFNDLIVEQLMLMHCDILVKSHSGFSRAAVIMRGGFQEIFEFSDADIRPASLLTVT